A stretch of the Festucalex cinctus isolate MCC-2025b chromosome 20, RoL_Fcin_1.0, whole genome shotgun sequence genome encodes the following:
- the msl2b gene encoding E3 ubiquitin-protein ligase MSL2b: protein MNPVNATSLYVSASRSVLQCDPRDPRALAELCKLLPFFRQSVSCLVCGNLLQDPMAPTDSSCQHYVCRGCKGQRMQLKPSCSWCKDYSRFRENRQLSLLVRCYRKLCLYIAHSPLAAHIAAAADDSPDLRAVLNEGLRLAESEPEPRPDAVQAEAPAEDTPQPDDVDANAEAVGVNGLHDCNGLVASPESGRALDNREDFCEEMPVAAGGAGLCDMPGGGPLLLSVEEVLRTLDTDTEPDDPPTPLSINGPLCPALPLESSCHPFHPHPPHPPESPVAAPRGPHRCHRKRSRSEGDSEKLRPLPIDSLLRGDGGPRLGTTPAAYDFPSATPTHFHMAPVPNGGPPKAGKGPPASGKPPKKAGEHHGAPKKAKARAPKPRSQARGPPHSHTHPLGHPPSPSKPLYKKPVEKKGCKCGRATQNPSVLTCRGQRCPCYSNRKACQECICRGCQNSYMANGEKKLEAFAVPEKALEQTRLTLGINLTSIAAAALRGPPGGPPGTALLNVAAATGSPVATAFLSAAGHDARAFDDSLEMHFDC, encoded by the exons ATGAACCCGGTGAACGCGACGTCGCTCTACGTGTCTGCGAGCCGCTCGGTGCTGCAGTGCGACCCCCGAGACCCCCGCGCCCTGGCCGAGCTGTGCAAGCTGCTGCCCTTCTTTCGACAGTCCGTGTCCTGCTTGGTCTGCG GCAACCTGCTGCAGGACCCCATGGCGCCCACCGACTCGTCGTGTCAGCACTACGTGTGCCGCGGGTGCAAAGGTCAGCGGATGCAGCTGAAGCCGTCGTGCAGCTGGTGCAAGGACTACTCGCGCTTCCGTGAGAACCGGCAGCTCTCGCTGCTGGTGCGCTGCTACCGGAAGCTCTGCCTGTACATCGCGCACTCGCCGCTGGCCGCGCacatcgccgccgccgccgacgatTCGCCCGACCTGCGCGCCGTCCTCAACGAGGGCCTGCGGCTGGCCGAGAGCGAGCCCGAGCCCCGTCCCGACGCCGTCCAAGCGGAGGCGCCGGCGGAGGACACGCCGCAGCCCGACGACGTTGACGCCAATGCCGAGGCGGTCGGCGTCAACGGGCTGCACGATTGCAACGGACTGGTCGCCTCGCCCGAGTCGGGCCGAGCGCTCGACAATCGGGAGGATTTTTGCGAGGAGATGCCGGTGGCGGCAGGTGGGGCGGGCCTTTGCGACATGCCCGGAGGCGGGCCGCTGCTGTTGAGCGTGGAGGAGGTTCTGCGGACCCTGGACACGGACACCGAGCCCGACGACCCCCCTACGCCGCTGTCCATCAACGGGCCTCTCTGCCCTGCCCTCCCGCTGGAGAGCAGCTGTCACCCTTTCCACCCTCACCCGCCGCACCCCCCTGAATCCCCCGTCGCCGCCCCCCGAGGGCCCCACCGCTGCCACCGCAAGCGCTCGCGCTCGGAGGGCGACAGTGAGAAGCTGCGACCCCTCCCCATCGACAGCCTCCTGCGGGGCGACGGCGGCCCCCGCCTGGGCACCACCCCCGCCGCGTACGACTTCCCCTCCGCCACGCCCACTCACTTCCACATGGCGCCCGTGCCCAACGGCGGGCCCCCCAAGGCCGGCAAGGGCCCGCCGGCGTCCGGCAAGCCGCCCAAGAAGGCGGGTGAGCACCACGGGGCCCCCAAGAAGGCCAAGGCCCGGGCCCCCAAGCCCCGCTCACAGGCCCGCGGGCCCCCCCACTCTCACACACACCCGCTCGGTCACCCCCCCAGCCCCTCCAAGCCGCTGTACAAAAAGCCCGTGGAGAAGAAAGGCTGCAAGTGCGGCCGCGCCACACAGAACCCGTCGGTGCTCACCTGCAGGGGGCAGCGTTGTCCATGTTACTCCAACCGCAAG GCGTGCCAGGAGTGCATCTGCCGTGGCTGCCAGAACTCGTACATGGCGAACGGCGAGAAGAAGCTGGAGGCCTTCGCCGTGCCCGAGAAGGCCCTGGAGCAGACGCGCCTGACGCTGGGCATCAACCTCACCAgcatcgccgccgccgccctgcGGGGCCCGCCCGGCGGCCCGCCCGGCACCGCCCTGCTCAACGTGGCCGCCGCCACCGGCTCACCGGTCGCCACCGCCTTCCTGTCGGCGGCGGGCCACGACGCCCGGGCCTTTGACGACTCGCTGGAGATGCACTTTGACTGCTGA
- the LOC144008898 gene encoding uncharacterized protein LOC144008898, translated as MSSQYIRTTRVTSSSPILAAWSVFLRMRTNLETRCWIFLLTVGLVLIQVETNVPDVRLSCCGSVGFRRLQRIKRCFEQKPREDCKQHAFLIVTKSGKLWCVSPEAKWLKDKMDKNKLKCPPDMSMWNTN; from the exons ATGTCGTCGCAGTACATAAGGACGACACGCGTCACATCAAGCAGTCCCATTTTGGCGGCGTGGAGCGTTTTTTTGAGGATGCGGACCAATCTCGAGACCAGATGTTGGATTTTCCTTCTTACCGTGGGACTTGTGCTGATACAAG tggaaACCAACGTTCCAGATGTGCGACTATCTTGCTGCGGCAGCGTCGGCTTCAGGAGGCTTCAGAGAATCAAGCGGTGCTTTGAACAAAAACCCCGAGAGGACTGCAAGCAGCACGCCTTCCT CATCGTAACCAAGAGTGGCAAACTCTGGTGCGTCAGTCCGGAGGCCAAGTGGCTCAAAGACAAGATGGACAAG AACAAGTTGAAGTGTCCTCCGGATATGTCCATGTGGAACACCAACTGA